From Marinoscillum sp. 108, a single genomic window includes:
- a CDS encoding peroxiredoxin, with amino-acid sequence MALRIGDDAPNFQVETTEGAIDFHEWLGDSWGILYSHPADYTPVCTTELGRTAQLAPEFAKRNTKVLAVSVDDLESHQGWIKDINETQNTEVNFPIIADPDRVVANLYDMIHPNASATATVRSVFFIGADKKIKASLTYPASTGRNFAEILRVIDSLQLTANFSVATPADWIQGQDVVITPAIKTEDIPAKFPKGHTIIKPYLRMTPQPDK; translated from the coding sequence ATGGCTTTAAGAATTGGAGATGATGCACCCAACTTTCAGGTGGAAACCACTGAAGGTGCGATTGATTTTCATGAATGGTTGGGAGATAGTTGGGGAATCCTCTACTCACACCCTGCTGACTATACCCCTGTGTGTACTACAGAGCTTGGAAGAACGGCCCAGTTGGCACCGGAATTTGCCAAGCGAAACACGAAAGTTCTGGCAGTAAGCGTGGACGATCTGGAGTCTCACCAGGGCTGGATCAAAGACATCAATGAGACGCAAAACACCGAAGTGAACTTCCCGATCATTGCTGATCCGGATAGAGTGGTGGCCAATCTATATGATATGATCCACCCAAATGCCTCCGCTACTGCGACCGTTCGTTCGGTATTCTTCATTGGTGCGGATAAGAAAATCAAGGCTTCGCTTACCTACCCGGCCAGCACCGGACGTAATTTCGCAGAGATCCTGAGGGTCATTGACTCCCTGCAGCTGACTGCCAACTTCAGTGTGGCTACTCCGGCTGACTGGATACAGGGACAGGATGTGGTGATCACTCCGGCAATCAAGACGGAAGACATTCCGGCAAAATTCCCGAAAGGACACACCATCATTAAACCTTATTTGAGAATGACTCCTCAACCAGATAAATAA
- a CDS encoding cold-shock protein has translation MSTGKVKFFNDSKGYGFIKEDGSEKEYFVHVSGLIDEIRQDDEVTFELREGKRGLNAVDVKLA, from the coding sequence ATGAGTACTGGAAAAGTAAAATTCTTCAATGATTCTAAAGGTTATGGTTTCATTAAAGAAGATGGATCAGAAAAAGAATACTTCGTACACGTATCAGGTCTTATCGACGAGATCAGACAGGATGACGAAGTAACCTTCGAGTTGCGTGAAGGTAAAAGAGGATTAAATGCAGTTGATGTTAAGCTTGCTTAA
- a CDS encoding OmpA family protein, whose product MKKLIQPLALSICMMLTITVQAQDPKVSFLNGNKALSQGNLDKAIADFKEAVNLKNDYQDAWYQLGLTFNYARRWEEAVYSFSRLKALNPNYNPWFYYEACRALIELDKLPDAQNAATAFLEKYPNKPKDQLSRHQALTKLVYARESPGLRMLPKSMTDPVPLSAINSPSGDYMPQVNPTGTRLYFTSVRQGGFDNLDDSTRMMDFGEDLYFSILENGTWSAPKLLPEPLNSMGDDFGSAFTGDGQMMVYVRCGDKESIGNCDLYITQLVGTDWSEPMNMGNVVNSDDWDSQPTISSDGNRIIFTSARTGGYGGSDIYMVEKNHLGEWGVPQNLGGTVNTPFNENSPYLAPDGKTLYYASNGHPGFGGMDIFYCIFENGKWSKPINLGAPLNSSGDDTNFSISAEGMGYFSSSRLNGEDYEIFQIELPDHLKPKPTVVVQGIVSNAKTSAPLEAVVLIEDINSGELISVNKSNSSSGEYLVVLPAGRDYSVSASSKGFFFYSQSFELPKDTTYQEISLNIMLEPIEKGTKVVLNNIFFESGRAELKPISYVELNKAADLLKDNATMIIEVGGHTDNLGSDELNLSLSQKRANAVMEYLKLAGIEETRLKAKGYGETQPIADNSTEEGRAKNRRTEFEIVEF is encoded by the coding sequence ATGAAAAAACTCATCCAACCACTAGCACTATCTATCTGTATGATGCTCACGATCACTGTGCAGGCACAGGATCCTAAAGTATCATTTCTGAATGGCAACAAAGCACTGAGCCAGGGTAATCTGGACAAAGCCATTGCTGACTTCAAAGAAGCGGTCAATCTGAAAAACGACTATCAGGACGCCTGGTATCAACTGGGGCTCACCTTCAACTACGCCAGAAGGTGGGAAGAAGCCGTCTACTCTTTTTCCAGACTCAAAGCGCTCAATCCCAATTACAACCCGTGGTTTTACTACGAGGCGTGCAGAGCACTGATCGAACTGGACAAACTACCAGACGCTCAGAATGCGGCAACAGCATTTTTAGAAAAGTATCCCAATAAACCGAAAGATCAGCTCAGCAGACACCAGGCTCTTACCAAATTGGTCTATGCCCGAGAAAGTCCCGGTCTGAGAATGCTTCCAAAGAGCATGACGGACCCTGTGCCCCTGAGTGCCATCAACAGCCCATCGGGAGACTACATGCCGCAGGTAAACCCTACAGGCACAAGGCTCTACTTCACCAGTGTGCGGCAGGGCGGATTTGACAACCTCGACGACAGTACGCGCATGATGGATTTTGGTGAGGACCTTTATTTTTCCATCCTCGAAAACGGCACATGGAGTGCTCCGAAACTACTTCCCGAACCACTGAATTCCATGGGGGATGATTTCGGATCGGCATTTACCGGCGACGGACAAATGATGGTCTATGTGCGCTGTGGAGACAAAGAGAGTATCGGCAATTGTGACCTGTACATTACCCAGCTCGTAGGCACTGATTGGTCCGAACCCATGAATATGGGAAATGTGGTCAATAGTGACGACTGGGACTCCCAGCCTACCATCAGTTCGGATGGTAACCGCATCATCTTTACCTCCGCAAGAACGGGTGGCTATGGCGGCTCTGATATCTATATGGTGGAAAAAAATCACCTGGGCGAATGGGGCGTCCCGCAAAATCTGGGTGGTACAGTGAATACACCTTTCAACGAAAACAGCCCCTACCTGGCGCCCGATGGCAAAACCCTCTACTATGCCAGCAACGGCCACCCGGGATTTGGAGGTATGGACATCTTCTATTGCATTTTTGAAAATGGTAAATGGTCCAAACCCATCAACCTGGGTGCTCCGCTCAACTCCTCCGGGGATGACACCAACTTTAGTATATCGGCAGAGGGCATGGGTTATTTCTCTTCCTCACGGCTAAATGGAGAAGACTATGAAATCTTTCAGATAGAACTTCCTGATCACCTGAAACCCAAGCCTACCGTGGTGGTACAGGGGATCGTATCCAACGCCAAAACCAGTGCACCGCTGGAAGCAGTGGTGCTCATAGAAGACATCAACTCAGGAGAGCTCATCAGTGTCAACAAAAGCAACTCATCCAGTGGCGAATACCTGGTGGTGTTGCCTGCCGGCAGAGACTACAGTGTTTCGGCCAGTAGTAAGGGCTTTTTCTTCTATTCACAGAGCTTTGAATTACCTAAGGATACCACCTATCAGGAGATCAGCCTTAATATCATGCTCGAGCCAATCGAGAAGGGAACCAAGGTAGTACTGAACAATATATTCTTTGAAAGTGGGCGAGCGGAGCTTAAACCCATCAGCTATGTGGAGCTCAACAAAGCCGCGGACTTATTAAAGGACAATGCCACCATGATCATAGAAGTAGGTGGCCACACCGATAACCTGGGGTCAGATGAACTCAACCTTTCTCTTTCTCAAAAAAGAGCCAATGCCGTGATGGAATACCTGAAACTGGCGGGAATTGAAGAAACCCGCCTCAAAGCCAAAGGCTATGGAGAAACACAGCCCATCGCCGACAATAGCACGGAGGAAGGTCGCGCCAAAAACCGTCGAACGGAATTTGAAATTGTAGAGTTTTGA
- a CDS encoding collagen-like protein, whose product MKATVQFFALGLLVMLSSCYSETSIGPQGPTGPQGPIGPKGADGQSGFVFEWENINFTAPDYEVILAYPDNFEGFDSDVALVYFLWDTYTNANNEVVEVWRQLDQTLITDDGLLIYNYDHSKYDVRLFLDAEFPLDWLGAIDTDAWIARVVVVPGEFWNSGRVDFSDYAAVEAALGLPNLTQKRAITDRRE is encoded by the coding sequence ATGAAAGCTACCGTACAATTTTTCGCATTAGGCCTACTGGTGATGCTAAGTTCTTGTTACTCAGAGACCAGTATTGGACCACAGGGTCCCACAGGTCCTCAAGGCCCTATTGGTCCCAAGGGAGCTGACGGTCAGTCGGGGTTCGTTTTTGAATGGGAAAACATCAACTTCACAGCTCCCGACTATGAAGTAATACTGGCTTATCCGGACAACTTCGAAGGGTTTGATTCTGACGTAGCACTGGTTTATTTTTTATGGGATACATATACCAATGCCAATAATGAAGTGGTGGAAGTATGGCGCCAATTGGATCAGACGCTAATCACCGATGATGGGTTGCTGATCTACAACTACGACCACTCTAAATATGATGTGAGGTTATTTCTGGATGCTGAGTTTCCGCTGGATTGGCTGGGGGCAATAGATACGGATGCCTGGATTGCCAGGGTAGTGGTGGTGCCCGGCGAATTCTGGAATTCCGGTCGAGTGGATTTCTCGGATTACGCGGCAGTAGAGGCAGCTTTGGGGTTGCCAAATCTCACCCAGAAGAGAGCAATTACAGATAGGAGAGAATGA
- a CDS encoding nitrilase-related carbon-nitrogen hydrolase — protein sequence MGHGRWKWSGDSFIGPIHGIGGLNCWENWLPLARATLYAQGEDLHVSVWPGNDRNTRDLIPMIARESRSYVVAACGLFTDKDITDDLPQARLMKDQMSGTLANGGSCVAAPDGSWLLEPVIDQEGIFYVEIDHQKVRAARLTLDVSGHYSRPDIFQLEVNQQRASILKKPQKNP from the coding sequence GTGGGCCATGGGCGATGGAAATGGTCTGGTGACTCATTCATTGGCCCCATTCACGGTATAGGTGGACTCAATTGCTGGGAGAACTGGCTGCCTTTGGCCAGGGCTACTTTATATGCACAGGGCGAAGATCTACATGTGTCTGTTTGGCCGGGTAATGACCGCAATACCAGGGACCTCATTCCGATGATTGCCAGGGAATCAAGATCATATGTGGTGGCAGCCTGCGGACTTTTTACAGATAAGGACATCACGGATGATTTACCACAGGCTCGTTTGATGAAGGATCAAATGAGCGGAACACTGGCCAACGGCGGAAGCTGCGTGGCAGCACCGGATGGTAGCTGGTTGTTGGAGCCAGTGATCGATCAGGAGGGGATCTTCTATGTGGAGATTGATCATCAGAAAGTACGGGCAGCTAGATTGACACTGGATGTTTCGGGGCACTACAGCCGACCTGATATCTTTCAGCTGGAAGTGAATCAGCAAAGGGCCTCTATTTTGAAAAAGCCACAAAAAAACCCCTGA